One Campylobacter concisus DNA segment encodes these proteins:
- a CDS encoding metal-sulfur cluster assembly factor: MKEKIYDALSNIVDPEVGFDIVSLGLIYDASCDENGKAKVTMTLSTKSCPLHEMILGWVETAVLGVEGVKECEIDLVWEPEWNIQMASDFVKAQLGVN; this comes from the coding sequence ATGAAAGAAAAAATTTATGATGCTCTATCAAATATCGTAGATCCAGAGGTTGGCTTTGACATCGTTTCGCTTGGGCTCATATATGATGCGAGCTGCGATGAAAACGGCAAAGCAAAGGTGACGATGACGCTTTCAACTAAGTCTTGCCCGCTTCATGAGATGATACTTGGCTGGGTTGAAACGGCTGTGCTTGGCGTGGAGGGTGTAAAAGAGTGTGAGATCGACCTAGTTTGGGAGCCAGAGTGGAATATCCAAATGGCAAGCGATTTTGTAAAAGCACAACTTGGAGTGAATTAA
- the ftsZ gene encoding cell division protein FtsZ, whose protein sequence is MSNSFTIEENKSLYSAKIKVVGVGGGGGNMINHIIRENPNLDIDLMIANTDAKALDNSPAHTKIQLGEKKTKGLGAGMRPEIGKEAAQESYEEIKSALETSDVVFIASGLGGGTGTGAAPVVAQAAKEIGALTVAVVTMPFSFEGKKRSKLADIGLSELRKESDSIVIIPNDRLLTLIDKKSGIKESFKMVDEVLARAVNGMCSIVLDSGVSDINLDFADVKTVMSHRGHALMGVGEAYGDGAAQEAIKNAIQSPLLDNMNINGALGVLVHFKMHPNCSLDDLHSAMSMIEEASDDDADVIFGTTTDENIEDNKVEVTIIATGFKGAEKESEEKKIAQEPENDLLNKNIVLKRRVSGGYNSDEYISQLDIPSYLRHQMD, encoded by the coding sequence ATGAGCAACAGTTTCACAATCGAAGAGAACAAGAGCCTATATAGCGCAAAGATAAAGGTAGTAGGCGTAGGTGGTGGCGGTGGTAATATGATAAACCACATCATCAGAGAGAATCCAAATTTAGACATCGATCTAATGATAGCAAACACAGATGCTAAGGCACTTGACAATTCTCCTGCACACACAAAGATACAGCTTGGTGAAAAAAAGACAAAAGGTCTTGGCGCTGGTATGAGACCAGAGATTGGCAAAGAAGCTGCACAAGAGAGCTACGAAGAGATAAAAAGCGCTCTTGAAACTTCTGATGTTGTGTTTATCGCTTCAGGTCTTGGTGGTGGTACAGGTACAGGTGCTGCTCCGGTTGTTGCGCAAGCTGCAAAAGAGATAGGTGCGCTAACAGTTGCTGTTGTTACTATGCCTTTTTCATTTGAGGGTAAAAAACGTAGCAAGCTAGCAGATATAGGTCTAAGCGAGCTTAGAAAAGAGAGCGACTCTATCGTTATCATACCAAACGACAGACTTTTAACTTTGATAGATAAAAAATCAGGCATCAAAGAGAGCTTTAAAATGGTTGATGAGGTGCTTGCAAGAGCGGTAAATGGTATGTGCTCTATCGTGCTTGACTCTGGTGTCAGCGATATCAACCTTGACTTTGCTGACGTAAAAACAGTTATGAGCCACAGAGGTCATGCTTTGATGGGCGTTGGCGAGGCTTATGGCGATGGTGCAGCTCAAGAAGCCATCAAAAATGCTATCCAATCACCACTACTTGACAATATGAACATAAACGGAGCGCTTGGTGTTTTAGTTCATTTCAAAATGCATCCAAACTGCTCACTTGATGATCTTCATAGCGCGATGTCAATGATCGAAGAGGCATCTGATGATGATGCTGATGTGATCTTTGGTACAACAACTGATGAAAACATAGAGGATAATAAAGTCGAAGTTACTATCATCGCAACTGGATTTAAAGGTGCAGAAAAAGAAAGTGAAGAAAAAAAAATAGCCCAAGAGCCTGAAAACGATCTTCTAAATAAAAATATCGTTTTAAAAAGAAGAGTAAGTGGCGGATATAACAGCGACGAGTATATCTCTCAGCTAGATATCCCATCATATCTTCGCCACCAAATGGACTAA
- the ftsA gene encoding cell division protein FtsA, giving the protein MSTRILGIDVGSFQICAVIAEQNDDGIKIIGIGTEKAQGIKKGAINNIELAAKSIKNALIEAQKVAGTHYERVVVSISGKYTKSVNSSGVVNIPNHEIGIKEIERAMQMADHNAETSPEYEKLHVLPYNFKVDGQEFIEDPIGMNGTRLEVQTHIISIQKSQLSNLRKAVNLAGVQVDNVVLSGYASAIATLTKDEKELGVALIDMGGETCNMVVHAGNSLRYNSYLHVGSANITIDLSMALHTPLPKAEEIKLEYGKLVNKSVDLIELPRLGDEQKTHEVSLDVISNVISARAEETVMVLANMLEDSGYKDLVGAGIVLTGGMTKLDGLKDLASAIFDNMPVRIARPKEMDGLYEILRDPANSCAIGLCMYGAGEFTPYEIDSEKKMRYKGELRSKPKTNFNIFEEEKKEKFEAKKQDKDDFEEGIELVNMDINLEQTNNKNELANIADISKQEKKPSALKKFWHSMTQLF; this is encoded by the coding sequence TTGAGTACTAGAATTTTAGGCATAGATGTCGGATCATTTCAAATTTGTGCTGTTATAGCAGAGCAAAATGATGATGGCATAAAGATAATAGGAATAGGCACAGAAAAAGCACAAGGTATAAAAAAAGGTGCTATAAATAACATCGAACTAGCTGCAAAATCTATAAAAAATGCACTTATAGAAGCACAAAAAGTTGCGGGCACACACTACGAAAGAGTAGTAGTTTCGATATCTGGAAAATATACTAAAAGCGTAAATAGCAGTGGCGTAGTAAATATACCAAATCATGAAATAGGTATAAAAGAGATAGAGCGTGCCATGCAGATGGCAGATCACAATGCCGAGACTTCCCCAGAATATGAAAAACTTCATGTCTTGCCTTACAACTTTAAAGTGGATGGACAAGAATTTATAGAAGATCCTATCGGTATGAATGGCACTAGACTTGAAGTACAAACTCATATCATAAGTATCCAAAAATCACAACTAAGCAACCTAAGAAAAGCTGTAAATTTAGCAGGTGTGCAGGTTGATAATGTAGTTCTTTCTGGTTACGCATCAGCCATAGCAACACTAACAAAAGATGAAAAAGAACTTGGTGTTGCACTCATAGATATGGGCGGCGAGACATGTAATATGGTAGTGCACGCTGGAAATTCACTAAGATATAACTCATATCTACACGTTGGCTCTGCAAATATAACCATAGATCTTTCAATGGCGCTTCATACCCCTTTACCAAAAGCTGAAGAGATAAAACTAGAATATGGCAAACTGGTAAATAAATCAGTCGATCTTATCGAGCTTCCAAGACTTGGCGATGAGCAAAAAACTCACGAAGTTTCACTTGATGTTATATCAAATGTCATCTCAGCTAGAGCAGAAGAGACTGTGATGGTGCTTGCAAATATGCTTGAAGATAGTGGATACAAAGATCTTGTTGGTGCTGGCATAGTACTAACTGGTGGCATGACAAAGCTTGATGGGTTAAAAGACCTAGCTTCTGCGATATTTGATAACATGCCAGTTAGGATCGCAAGACCAAAAGAGATGGATGGTTTATATGAGATTTTAAGAGATCCAGCAAATTCTTGTGCCATCGGTTTATGTATGTATGGCGCTGGTGAATTTACACCTTATGAGATAGACTCAGAAAAAAAGATGAGATATAAAGGTGAGTTAAGATCAAAGCCAAAAACAAATTTCAACATTTTTGAAGAAGAGAAAAAAGAGAAATTTGAAGCAAAAAAACAGGATAAGGATGATTTTGAAGAGGGCATTGAGCTTGTAAATATGGATATAAATTTAGAGCAAACAAACAACAAAAACGAGCTTGCAAATATTGCTGATATAAGTAAGCAAGAAAAAAAACCAAGTGCTTTAAAGAAATTTTGGCACAGCATGACACAACTATTTTGA
- a CDS encoding peptidylprolyl isomerase → MLSWMQKHKKYLVVTIWVSTIAFVGAGFVGWGAYDLNSNRATSVAKVGHRNISVQELQQKYDRLYQYYNNVFEGKLTQEKAEELGLENAALQAAIQENLLLNFADDIGLSVNKDDVLKYIIVDPTFQKDGVFDKNLYYDVLRRARINPTDFEDNLKLTILLDKLRTILNLPASKEDIAMMEASFFMQDKLAVQIVNADQSEIKVDEKELKDLWEINKNNYMTKTLYGIDTYFVESKKSDANESVLKSYYNENQDKYKGSDDKIKPFSEVKAEVNKDYNIEQSKTNALEKYVAVKKAELATNGFVSVNEDNATFSLDEIKGAKVGEVIKPFIYKDGYLIARVKSITPPQPMSFEQARANVLEIYKSKKEKEILTAKAKETLQNFKGTDVGFVSREVNGSIAGLNESDTRAFVSQLFDTNNTKGYVILDDKAVVYDILEQRLLTNNINNNYKQITQQNVAMLKNNELIKDLTNKLLKYYEVKEYVKR, encoded by the coding sequence ATGTTATCTTGGATGCAAAAACATAAAAAATACCTAGTCGTGACAATTTGGGTAAGCACGATAGCTTTTGTCGGTGCTGGTTTTGTCGGCTGGGGCGCATACGATCTAAACAGCAACAGAGCTACTTCAGTAGCCAAAGTAGGACATAGAAATATAAGCGTTCAAGAGTTGCAACAAAAATACGATAGGTTATATCAGTACTACAACAATGTATTTGAAGGCAAACTAACTCAAGAGAAAGCTGAAGAGTTAGGTTTAGAAAATGCTGCACTTCAAGCTGCTATTCAAGAAAATTTACTATTAAATTTTGCAGACGACATCGGTCTTAGCGTAAATAAAGACGATGTTTTAAAATATATAATCGTTGATCCAACATTTCAAAAAGACGGCGTTTTTGACAAAAATTTATACTATGATGTGCTAAGAAGAGCCAGGATAAACCCAACTGATTTTGAAGATAATCTAAAGCTAACTATCTTACTAGACAAACTTAGAACTATTTTAAATTTACCTGCAAGCAAAGAAGATATCGCTATGATGGAAGCTAGCTTTTTTATGCAAGATAAATTAGCTGTACAAATAGTAAATGCCGATCAAAGCGAGATCAAAGTAGATGAGAAAGAGCTAAAAGATCTTTGGGAGATAAATAAAAATAACTATATGACAAAGACACTTTATGGCATAGATACATACTTTGTCGAGTCAAAAAAAAGTGATGCAAACGAGAGCGTTTTAAAGTCTTACTATAATGAAAACCAAGATAAATACAAGGGATCTGATGACAAGATAAAACCTTTTAGCGAGGTAAAAGCTGAGGTTAATAAAGACTATAACATAGAACAAAGCAAAACTAACGCTTTAGAAAAGTATGTCGCTGTCAAAAAAGCTGAACTTGCAACTAATGGTTTTGTAAGCGTAAATGAGGACAACGCTACTTTTTCACTTGACGAGATAAAGGGTGCAAAAGTTGGCGAAGTTATAAAACCATTTATCTACAAAGATGGCTATTTAATAGCTAGAGTAAAAAGTATAACTCCTCCACAACCTATGAGCTTTGAACAAGCAAGAGCTAATGTGCTTGAAATTTATAAAAGTAAAAAAGAAAAAGAAATTTTAACAGCAAAAGCAAAAGAGACTCTACAAAACTTTAAAGGCACAGATGTTGGCTTTGTTAGCAGAGAGGTAAATGGCTCTATTGCGGGCTTAAATGAGAGCGATACAAGAGCTTTTGTATCTCAACTTTTTGACACTAACAACACAAAAGGTTATGTTATATTAGATGACAAAGCCGTAGTGTACGATATTTTGGAACAAAGATTGCTTACTAACAATATAAATAACAACTATAAGCAAATAACACAACAAAATGTTGCGATGCTTAAAAATAACGAGTTGATAAAAGATTTAACAAACAAACTTCTAAAATATTATGAAGTTAAAGAATATGTCAAAAGGTAA
- a CDS encoding class II aldolase and adducin N-terminal domain-containing protein, with protein sequence MDLMHSTNEIKKISLSMFRKNFFGVFHGSISARVEKNQFIINKQSAIFDDLQDSDLTLLSSKKDYRWNDASLDADIHLNIYKNINEAKFVCYAMPPYATAYAMKHEKIAPKDYFGCIRFSEILVYDPKQFDDWYERAETEIYRAMIERNTNVVVIKGYGVYAYSRSPQLLAKDIALLENSCKLLHFTGGYSDFSI encoded by the coding sequence ATGGACTTAATGCACTCAACAAATGAGATAAAAAAGATATCTCTTTCGATGTTTAGAAAGAATTTTTTTGGTGTTTTTCATGGTTCTATCTCTGCAAGAGTAGAAAAAAATCAATTTATCATCAACAAGCAAAGTGCCATTTTTGACGACTTACAAGATAGCGATCTAACGCTTCTTTCATCAAAAAAAGACTACCGCTGGAATGATGCGAGTTTGGATGCTGATATACACTTAAATATCTACAAAAACATAAATGAAGCAAAATTTGTCTGCTACGCCATGCCTCCATATGCGACAGCTTATGCAATGAAACATGAAAAAATAGCGCCAAAAGACTATTTTGGGTGCATTAGATTTAGTGAAATTTTAGTCTATGATCCAAAGCAGTTTGACGACTGGTATGAGCGTGCTGAGACAGAAATTTATAGAGCTATGATAGAGAGAAATACTAACGTTGTCGTGATCAAAGGATACGGCGTTTACGCGTATAGCAGGAGTCCTCAGCTACTTGCAAAAGATATAGCTTTGTTAGAAAATAGCTGCAAACTGCTTCATTTTACTGGTGGTTACAGCGATTTTAGCATTTAA
- the rsmH gene encoding 16S rRNA (cytosine(1402)-N(4))-methyltransferase RsmH, giving the protein MQSPHISVLLDEVLSFFKDLRGNFIDCTLGYAGHSSAILSQNENLNLIACDKDIEAINFSLKKLEPFGSRVKIYKSNFSELISKLSGDEILNVRGILADIGVSSLQIDKDDRGFSIGSNTLDMRMDKERDFSAYDIVNDYSFDELVRIFRDYGELKNAAGVANKIINARNLGKITSAKELANIIGTAQIKGRGVSPAILAFQAIRIEVNGELDELTNLLDSIEKGGFKDCLVAIITFHSLEDRIVKERFKKWANSCICPPGIYRCECGNNHELGEILTKKPLTASQSELSQNSRSKSAKLRVFKIKG; this is encoded by the coding sequence TTGCAAAGTCCACATATTAGCGTTTTACTTGACGAAGTTTTATCTTTTTTTAAAGATCTGCGTGGAAATTTTATAGATTGCACGCTTGGATATGCTGGACACTCTAGTGCCATTTTGTCTCAAAATGAAAATTTAAATTTGATCGCTTGCGACAAAGACATCGAAGCTATAAATTTCTCGCTCAAAAAACTTGAGCCATTTGGCAGCAGAGTGAAAATTTATAAGAGCAACTTTTCTGAGCTTATTAGCAAACTTAGTGGCGATGAAATTTTAAATGTTAGAGGAATTTTAGCCGATATTGGCGTTAGTTCGCTTCAGATAGATAAAGATGATAGGGGCTTTAGCATCGGCTCAAACACTCTTGATATGCGCATGGATAAAGAGCGAGATTTTAGCGCCTATGATATTGTAAATGACTACTCTTTTGATGAGTTAGTTAGGATTTTTAGGGACTACGGCGAGCTAAAAAATGCCGCTGGGGTCGCAAACAAGATAATAAATGCTAGAAATTTAGGCAAGATAACAAGTGCAAAAGAGCTTGCAAACATAATAGGCACAGCTCAGATAAAAGGGCGTGGTGTTAGCCCTGCGATACTGGCGTTTCAGGCGATCAGGATAGAGGTAAATGGCGAGCTAGACGAGCTAACAAATTTGCTTGATAGCATAGAAAAAGGTGGTTTTAAGGATTGCTTGGTGGCGATTATTACATTTCACTCGCTTGAAGATAGGATCGTAAAAGAGCGCTTCAAAAAGTGGGCAAATAGCTGTATCTGCCCGCCTGGAATCTACCGATGTGAGTGCGGAAATAACCACGAACTGGGCGAAATTTTAACCAAAAAGCCACTAACAGCGAGCCAAAGCGAGCTATCGCAAAACTCACGAAGCAAGAGCGCAAAACTGCGTGTTTTTAAGATAAAAGGATAA
- a CDS encoding FUSC family protein, whose translation MEIIKKFKSFIHYYDPANFQLIYSLKAATTIAFNCFLCFYFFHLSGAIMAINITMGIFFLGELECKDRSKFAFLLLYIVLSCAFMPFVDPFISLGVWLSLIVFVWIFVVGISQIYSSNLNKILLAVNATGLVAFVTKAAVGLNVIESIGGLVLAGVLSIIIKFENFGKYGKFTKKSISFLLDNAILSSKALGTSHFYASIADLMSLIDKSKEIFANKSLKIKDVKLVRNQAKALFYFYKVEEIALLLRTLGASFERIDDKALLNEVKNEIAYNLFELKKIFKNQTPKLKFEALNLAKNSNFKIFASSLGVLYDKFLLIKEGGEDKLSFNNTKKITLKEAFKKINLKNEVLKESLRLAICMSLAIFIAQALHINHGIWIAIAVMSLNKSDEDALKNAGRDSLLGGVIGFFISLVFVKFMGESYAFYAVVFIGMFLVYYLKAYKQIVFATAFMFEFTSIFSLIKRDFLALMVDRLLDVAAGFVIVFAAYLLTRKNDYTKVKDSLSDVLIGFRNLVQISLNESNKDAFSMDEKEILGSLNELNYAIKVSKNLDDDNIKNAKFIASKLDDINSDLIKLRNYLNLDELKEKNALQNDVKIISDRFLMLDKKIKKLPYYFISEIETKLLCKDENAKKLILRVALGQNEIYSALSF comes from the coding sequence ATGGAAATAATTAAGAAATTTAAAAGCTTTATCCACTACTACGACCCTGCAAATTTTCAGCTCATCTACTCGCTAAAGGCTGCCACGACCATCGCCTTTAACTGCTTTTTGTGCTTTTACTTCTTTCATCTAAGCGGCGCCATCATGGCTATAAATATCACGATGGGCATCTTCTTTCTTGGCGAGCTTGAGTGCAAAGATAGGAGCAAATTTGCCTTTTTGCTTCTTTACATCGTGCTTTCTTGCGCTTTTATGCCCTTTGTTGATCCATTTATTAGCCTTGGCGTTTGGCTCTCGCTTATCGTATTTGTCTGGATATTTGTGGTAGGTATTAGCCAAATTTATAGCTCAAATTTAAACAAAATTTTGCTTGCCGTAAATGCAACAGGGCTAGTTGCTTTTGTGACAAAGGCCGCAGTTGGGCTAAATGTGATTGAAAGCATCGGCGGTCTGGTGCTCGCTGGCGTGCTAAGCATCATCATAAAATTTGAAAACTTTGGCAAATACGGCAAATTTACTAAAAAGAGCATCAGCTTCTTGTTAGATAACGCCATCTTGTCGAGCAAGGCGCTTGGCACGAGCCATTTTTACGCAAGTATCGCAGATTTGATGAGTTTGATTGACAAATCAAAAGAAATTTTTGCAAACAAAAGCCTAAAGATAAAAGATGTTAAGCTAGTTAGAAATCAAGCCAAGGCGCTATTTTATTTTTATAAAGTTGAAGAGATCGCTCTTTTGCTTCGAACATTAGGTGCTTCGTTTGAAAGGATCGATGACAAAGCGCTTTTAAATGAGGTAAAAAATGAGATCGCTTACAACCTTTTTGAGCTTAAAAAAATTTTCAAAAATCAAACTCCAAAGCTAAAATTTGAAGCGCTAAATTTAGCCAAAAACTCAAATTTTAAAATTTTTGCGAGCTCGCTTGGCGTGCTATATGATAAATTTTTACTTATAAAAGAGGGCGGCGAGGATAAGCTCTCGTTTAATAACACAAAAAAGATCACGCTAAAAGAGGCGTTTAAAAAGATAAATTTAAAAAATGAAGTATTAAAAGAGTCTTTAAGGCTTGCCATTTGTATGTCGCTAGCCATTTTTATAGCGCAAGCTTTGCATATAAATCATGGAATTTGGATCGCCATAGCTGTGATGAGCCTAAACAAAAGCGACGAAGATGCTTTAAAAAATGCAGGCAGAGATAGCCTTCTTGGTGGAGTTATCGGCTTTTTTATCTCTCTTGTTTTCGTGAAATTTATGGGTGAATCATACGCATTTTACGCGGTTGTCTTTATCGGTATGTTTTTGGTTTATTACCTTAAAGCCTATAAACAAATCGTCTTTGCAACGGCTTTTATGTTTGAATTTACATCCATTTTTTCGCTTATAAAAAGAGACTTTTTAGCCCTTATGGTTGATAGACTGCTTGACGTGGCGGCTGGCTTTGTGATAGTTTTTGCCGCATATTTGCTAACTAGAAAAAATGACTATACTAAGGTAAAAGATAGCTTAAGTGATGTCTTGATAGGTTTTAGAAATTTAGTGCAAATTTCTCTAAATGAGTCAAACAAAGATGCTTTTAGCATGGATGAAAAAGAGATTTTAGGCTCGCTAAATGAGCTAAACTACGCTATAAAAGTTAGTAAAAATTTAGACGATGATAATATAAAAAATGCAAAATTTATAGCTAGCAAGCTTGATGATATAAATAGCGACCTGATTAAGCTTAGAAATTATCTAAATTTAGATGAGCTAAAAGAGAAAAACGCCTTGCAAAATGATGTAAAAATCATCTCAGATAGATTTTTGATGCTAGATAAAAAGATCAAAAAACTTCCATATTATTTCATAAGTGAGATAGAAACGAAACTGCTTTGCAAAGACGAAAACGCTAAAAAGCTAATTTTACGAGTTGCTTTAGGGCAAAATGAAATTTACTCAGCGCTCTCTTTTTGA
- a CDS encoding D-amino acid aminotransferase: protein MADKALETVFLNGEFLPKDEAKVSAFDRGFIFGDGIYEVVPVINSKMVDKDGFWARFERSLNEIDISLPYEKDKFEAILNEMIAKNALKEGGIYMQVTRGVAFRNFYFMENLTPSVFIFCYESEILNNPAAKTGIKVVSVEDIRWKRRDIKSISLLAQCYAKNEAHKNGADEGFMVENGFVTEGCSSSAFIIKNKTLITKPLSNEILPGIRRMRLLRIAKDIGLKIEERKFSMDEVYSADEVFISAATLILLPVVYADGKAINGAKVGEISSKLREIYASELLKEAGL from the coding sequence ATGGCAGATAAAGCTTTAGAAACGGTCTTTTTAAATGGCGAGTTTTTGCCAAAAGATGAGGCAAAAGTCAGTGCGTTTGATAGAGGATTTATATTTGGCGATGGAATTTACGAAGTCGTGCCTGTGATAAACTCAAAAATGGTCGATAAAGATGGCTTTTGGGCGAGGTTTGAGAGAAGCTTAAACGAGATAGATATAAGCCTGCCTTACGAAAAAGATAAATTTGAAGCGATATTAAATGAGATGATCGCCAAAAACGCCTTAAAAGAGGGTGGAATTTACATGCAAGTAACAAGAGGCGTGGCGTTTAGAAATTTCTATTTTATGGAAAATTTAACCCCAAGTGTCTTTATCTTTTGCTATGAGAGTGAAATTTTAAACAATCCAGCTGCAAAAACTGGCATAAAAGTGGTAAGCGTCGAGGACATCAGGTGGAAGAGGCGCGACATAAAGTCGATCTCGCTTCTAGCTCAGTGCTACGCTAAAAACGAGGCTCACAAAAATGGCGCGGACGAGGGCTTTATGGTCGAAAACGGCTTTGTCACAGAGGGCTGTAGCTCGAGCGCTTTTATCATCAAGAATAAAACCCTCATCACCAAGCCACTTTCAAATGAAATTTTGCCAGGCATTCGCCGTATGAGGCTCTTAAGGATCGCTAAAGATATCGGCCTAAAGATAGAGGAGCGTAAATTTAGCATGGACGAGGTTTATAGTGCTGATGAAGTCTTTATCTCGGCTGCTACGCTCATACTTTTGCCAGTGGTTTACGCCGATGGCAAGGCGATAAACGGCGCAAAAGTGGGCGAAATTTCAAGCAAACTTCGTGAAATTTATGCTAGCGAGCTTTTAAAAGAAGCTGGACTTTGA
- a CDS encoding DUF523 domain-containing protein, which translates to MREKLLISACLAGINCKFNGENNLLCSGILDEISKKYHLLFVCPEVFGGLSTPREPAEMKDGLVVTKTAKDVSENFINGAKICLKIAKLNGCKKAVLKARSPSCGSGQIYDGSFTKKLIFGDGVAAKLLKENEILVFSEDEIGRLDV; encoded by the coding sequence TTGAGAGAAAAGCTCTTAATAAGCGCTTGTCTTGCTGGCATAAACTGCAAATTTAATGGCGAAAACAACCTTTTGTGTAGTGGCATTTTGGATGAAATTTCAAAAAAATATCATCTGCTTTTTGTCTGCCCAGAGGTTTTTGGAGGACTTAGCACGCCAAGAGAGCCAGCTGAGATGAAAGATGGGCTTGTTGTCACAAAAACCGCCAAAGATGTGAGCGAAAATTTCATCAATGGAGCTAAAATTTGCCTAAAGATAGCTAAGCTAAATGGCTGCAAAAAGGCTGTTTTAAAAGCTAGAAGCCCAAGCTGTGGGAGCGGGCAAATTTATGATGGAAGCTTCACTAAAAAGCTAATCTTTGGCGACGGCGTAGCGGCAAAGCTGCTAAAAGAAAATGAAATTTTAGTTTTTAGCGAAGATGAGATAGGGCGGCTTGATGTTTGA
- a CDS encoding chemotaxis protein has protein sequence MFERLKENIWLEVIFKYIILLLLFVCVVGLFVSGVIFLKGEMSEISLNLHIFFGFSLVVLTIIHSYVKKKKLKKLSLEFKNILKHKPVQMDCNTTRFLNALNDVKVGELSKKFGSDIVEILRSNDIKVKDQNETMKQICKNNDEKMFYIFVLIVEAIFKDKEEI, from the coding sequence ATGTTTGAGAGACTAAAAGAGAACATCTGGCTCGAGGTCATCTTTAAATACATCATCTTGCTGCTACTTTTTGTCTGCGTGGTGGGGCTTTTTGTAAGCGGCGTGATCTTTTTAAAGGGAGAGATGAGCGAAATTTCGCTAAATTTGCACATTTTCTTTGGCTTTAGCTTGGTTGTTTTAACTATCATTCACAGCTACGTCAAGAAGAAAAAACTAAAAAAGCTAAGCCTTGAGTTTAAAAATATCTTAAAGCACAAGCCAGTTCAGATGGACTGCAACACGACAAGGTTTTTAAACGCGCTAAATGATGTCAAAGTGGGCGAGCTTTCAAAGAAATTTGGTTCAGACATTGTAGAAATTTTAAGATCAAACGATATAAAGGTCAAGGATCAAAACGAGACGATGAAGCAAATTTGCAAAAACAACGATGAAAAGATGTTTTATATCTTTGTTTTGATCGTCGAAGCTATATTTAAGGATAAGGAAGAAATTTGA